A genomic window from Thermovenabulum gondwanense includes:
- a CDS encoding MerR family transcriptional regulator: protein MEKDEKGFYGIGAVEQRTGLSARQIRYYENLGLIKPERTEGGQRRYTERDVLCLLRIKYLKENGFDLKSIKEKIEEFERELSLESLANLSPAELKISSLYPVSNRAILMKLLDKTKDGK, encoded by the coding sequence GTGGAAAAGGATGAAAAGGGTTTTTACGGAATTGGGGCTGTGGAGCAAAGAACCGGTTTATCGGCAAGACAGATAAGGTATTACGAAAATTTGGGGCTTATAAAGCCCGAAAGAACCGAGGGCGGCCAGAGAAGATACACCGAAAGGGACGTGCTCTGCCTTTTAAGGATTAAATACCTCAAGGAAAACGGTTTTGATTTAAAATCCATTAAAGAAAAAATTGAAGAATTTGAGAGGGAGCTGTCCTTGGAAAGCCTTGCCAACCTTTCCCCGGCGGAGCTAAAAATCTCATCGCTATACCCTGTTTCCAACCGGGCCATATTAATGAAGCTTTTAGATAAGACAAAGGACGGCAAATAA
- a CDS encoding IPT/TIG domain-containing protein — MSKINKIKTLHKILSLIMLISLFITFFPYKAAFADVPVIQAITPSSGSAAGGETVTIQGQNFAPANKIKVLFGSIEAKVISVNSEGTLITVETPSYPQLGSVSVTVKNSDTEVAISDPSGGGGFTYLQSKPQIDSVTPLTGTAGTEITITGKEFMKDIDSQRKLIVQIGGYVASKITYVSSTVIKAIVPAMFIGYKDIRVENPDGGTAVYNPAEDSKKFYYQKSTPTITSISPTKGPINTATEITIKGTNFVSGYYPGTTNPITTVTIGGVAATDVQVINETTIVAKTPPLSSLGAQHVIVTVDGVSAIKENGFTYISNPKIDAVNPTSGSVLGGIAVSITGSGFMSGASVKFGAIAAKNVVVQSSTLITATLPESTVSGLVSVTVTNTDGGSYTKDNAFEYTRTTPVIEKVSNSMDFSGAAEGSVLGNQWVYIKGTKFGDDGYPDEVKVYFGTKPALEVRLTKTAEGDYIAALTPPSSVEGTVTLKVVNKDGGTATSSFTYTRSKPAITSFLPTSSTTTKQEDVTIYGDNFMDGAKVYFGGYEAKNVVVSTDKKSIKATIPESPSPGLVDVKVVNPDQGTAVSSQKFEYAKSNPEVTSLVYDKDVGQYVYAPVNANIESLMNIKVNVGTTKGGNNIRIEGKDFSNNATVTVGGKAALNIKVTKESPARHIITFETPLGDVGVKDVVVQNPDGSKVTVPFKYVISPTITGITPSTGTTEGGDIVEISGTNFAGKAEDIKVFFGGAEAQIQSASSTKIVVKTPRNQEGAKNVTVINLTDYGIDIKKDGFTYVLPPSNPKVESISPLSGPTTGGTEVTVVGYDIRSGAKLYIDGREAQVTSIEITEEISEQGVIYKTTLKALTPSGTAGEKEVKVVNPDGKYAVSAKPFTYKIPEKALSITSITPNKGSVLGGTSVTVKGANFVKRELVGGTIYRKTKLTIGGNEAYSVDVKDDLITVTAQTPGGSLGAQDVIVKVVKVDESKNPEEELEIESSAVLKGGFTYELPKSQPKITKVSAYNQRTGQEEAAVGPAGGGTIVRIYGEEFIADSGGKRLEVYFGKNKANIVEVVSSNLVQAITPSSTQVGAVDVKVVNPDGGEAVAYGGFIYKGNNIIVTGITPNTASVLGGISAVVFGANFIEGTQVAIGGEAALNVVVESPTRISLVVPANTPGQKDVVVYNGFGSATLPKAFLYFVEQTKPVITGITPDFGKSTGGDKITITGQDFMAGPGTKVFIGETQAQQINVKSTTEIEVITPPGTPGFKSITVVNSDGGTYTLTNCFQYISTPVIESVTPQKGPVEGGMYIEIKGKNFIPGLTANFTGSFVYQGQNYIELQNVQVLNETVIKAFTPPSPGGYKGFVDLEIVNPDARGDAGKARKEGAYLYRDTYTKPEIYYITPNKGPVDGGTDITITGKDFAKDAAVVFGDTFSPSVTYKNSTTLIAKTPPGKEGPVDVQVINLSDGGFAKKEKGFTYTVPRSSPKITSVVPNKGSSEGGTPVTIYGSDFREGIIVLIDGKEIPNDKVNLISPTELRIKTPVADTYGKKAVTVVNQDGGTFTLKDGFEYVPPATLPVITGVTPVQSTIFGGALVKVYGKNFVLGAKIYFGGVEAKEVAVDETGELATCVTPAYKTGTADRLEEGKYPVEVILVNPDGGLALYGEEFYFVVPESKPRILEVNPAKGPKTGGTLITIKGEDFRKDARVYIGKNEARVEKIEDDTGRLSTDEGFTAGTKITAEVPSGEIGKADVRVLNPDGGLAILSKGYEYLNIAGEVKLEFINPAEGAVSGGTPFIIKGSGFVNPVSVYFGGELAKNATAVDNSTIKGYTPPNTPGKKDVVVLNGNGLSGALKDGFEYKVPEKYPRITGIDPSKGPAYGGIEVNIYGENFLSNAKVFIGENEAQVTLVEPNHVKIILPPGELGVKDVIVINPDTGIDVLEEGFTYVDFPKIEKIEPSEGPVEGGTEITITGKNFKQGLVVLIGGKTAQNVNVLGDTKITAKTPPHTAGYKEVKVINPDGAEATLKDGFYYKPPRTKPEAPANLWASGFDKTTIKLSWEPSLNANYYEIYGAEGSSSNYKYIGKTADTVFFVTGLIPDTKYYFKVRAVNELGISDFSYADYAYTKKGELENLLELPYDYSEDKSKSQVTVYIKSEGILKDKGYKVTVKSSKALNYKNYTAYLPLGILSKASSVTLVFDEVVINLNSDSLYSYKIASLSEKEKEDTSLIIKVKRAEGKEKDELLKGLSKGDVVLSDAVYVDFDYKVSKYYTKPDYVKANLYIDYDFNTFYQKGLKSADLKKYDDKKRSWAKVSEAAGYYFTSGGIITAPGYYGVIGR, encoded by the coding sequence GTGTCGAAAATAAATAAAATAAAGACTTTGCATAAAATTTTATCCCTGATAATGCTCATATCGCTTTTTATAACCTTTTTTCCTTATAAAGCTGCTTTTGCGGATGTGCCGGTCATACAGGCAATCACTCCCAGCAGCGGAAGCGCTGCGGGAGGGGAGACTGTTACCATTCAGGGGCAGAATTTTGCTCCTGCTAATAAGATAAAGGTGCTCTTTGGAAGCATAGAGGCCAAGGTTATTTCGGTGAATTCGGAGGGGACACTTATCACCGTAGAAACCCCCTCCTATCCCCAGCTGGGGAGCGTCAGCGTCACGGTCAAAAATTCCGACACCGAGGTGGCTATATCCGACCCGTCCGGTGGAGGTGGATTTACATACCTGCAGAGTAAACCCCAGATAGATTCCGTTACACCCCTGACCGGAACGGCCGGTACGGAGATCACCATTACCGGAAAGGAATTCATGAAGGATATAGATTCCCAAAGAAAGCTAATTGTTCAAATAGGTGGCTATGTGGCAAGCAAAATTACCTATGTCAGCTCTACCGTTATCAAAGCTATCGTTCCCGCCATGTTTATCGGTTACAAGGATATCCGTGTGGAAAATCCTGATGGAGGAACCGCTGTCTATAACCCGGCGGAAGACAGCAAAAAGTTTTACTACCAGAAAAGCACCCCCACGATAACCAGCATTAGCCCTACAAAGGGGCCCATTAATACCGCGACGGAAATTACCATAAAGGGTACAAATTTCGTATCGGGGTATTATCCGGGTACTACCAATCCAATTACTACCGTCACGATCGGGGGTGTAGCGGCAACAGATGTTCAGGTAATAAACGAAACCACAATAGTTGCAAAGACCCCACCTTTATCAAGCCTGGGGGCTCAGCATGTAATCGTAACCGTTGACGGTGTAAGTGCCATAAAAGAAAACGGTTTTACTTATATTTCAAACCCTAAAATAGATGCCGTAAATCCAACAAGCGGCAGTGTGCTTGGAGGCATTGCGGTAAGCATAACGGGTTCGGGATTTATGAGCGGTGCTTCTGTAAAATTTGGTGCAATAGCGGCAAAAAATGTGGTGGTACAAAGCTCTACATTAATTACAGCTACACTGCCTGAAAGCACCGTTTCTGGACTTGTGTCGGTTACGGTTACAAATACTGACGGCGGAAGTTATACAAAGGATAATGCTTTTGAATATACCAGGACCACCCCGGTTATTGAAAAAGTATCGAACAGCATGGATTTTTCCGGAGCGGCTGAGGGCAGCGTGCTCGGAAACCAGTGGGTATATATAAAAGGAACTAAATTTGGGGATGACGGTTATCCCGATGAGGTAAAGGTGTATTTTGGGACAAAGCCCGCTTTGGAAGTTCGTTTAACGAAAACAGCAGAAGGGGATTACATAGCGGCATTGACACCTCCGAGCAGCGTTGAGGGCACGGTTACATTGAAGGTGGTAAATAAGGATGGAGGTACTGCTACTTCCTCTTTTACATATACGAGGAGTAAGCCTGCAATAACGAGTTTTCTTCCCACATCTTCTACAACCACAAAGCAGGAAGATGTTACTATTTACGGCGACAACTTCATGGATGGAGCAAAGGTTTACTTCGGAGGCTATGAGGCAAAAAACGTTGTTGTTTCAACTGATAAAAAGAGCATTAAAGCAACTATTCCCGAAAGTCCGTCACCGGGGCTTGTGGATGTAAAGGTGGTAAACCCCGATCAGGGCACGGCGGTTTCCTCGCAAAAGTTTGAATATGCAAAGAGCAATCCTGAGGTTACATCTCTTGTCTACGATAAGGATGTGGGGCAGTACGTATATGCACCTGTTAACGCGAATATTGAGTCCCTTATGAATATAAAGGTTAATGTTGGGACCACAAAAGGAGGCAACAATATAAGGATAGAAGGAAAGGACTTTTCAAACAATGCTACGGTTACCGTAGGAGGAAAAGCGGCTTTAAATATAAAGGTAACCAAAGAATCGCCTGCAAGGCACATAATAACCTTTGAAACCCCTCTTGGAGATGTAGGGGTAAAAGACGTTGTTGTACAAAATCCTGACGGTTCAAAGGTGACTGTGCCCTTCAAATACGTTATATCTCCTACAATAACCGGCATCACACCTTCAACGGGTACCACGGAAGGAGGAGACATAGTAGAGATTTCAGGCACCAACTTTGCGGGTAAGGCTGAGGATATTAAGGTATTCTTCGGAGGGGCAGAAGCACAGATTCAAAGTGCTTCATCAACTAAGATAGTGGTGAAAACCCCAAGGAATCAGGAAGGCGCAAAAAATGTCACGGTGATAAACCTTACCGATTACGGAATTGATATTAAAAAAGATGGTTTCACCTATGTGCTTCCCCCAAGCAATCCAAAGGTAGAAAGCATCAGCCCCTTATCGGGTCCCACCACGGGAGGCACCGAAGTAACTGTTGTGGGCTATGACATAAGAAGCGGTGCAAAGCTTTACATCGACGGAAGGGAAGCCCAGGTCACCTCAATTGAAATAACGGAGGAAATTTCAGAACAGGGCGTAATCTACAAAACCACTTTGAAGGCTTTGACGCCTTCCGGTACAGCAGGGGAAAAGGAGGTAAAGGTGGTAAACCCCGACGGAAAATACGCCGTATCAGCAAAACCCTTTACTTATAAAATTCCCGAGAAAGCGTTATCCATAACGAGCATTACACCCAATAAGGGCTCGGTGCTGGGAGGTACCTCGGTAACCGTAAAAGGTGCAAATTTTGTAAAAAGGGAATTGGTAGGAGGCACAATATACCGAAAGACTAAACTCACCATAGGCGGCAATGAAGCATACAGCGTAGACGTAAAGGATGACCTTATCACCGTTACCGCGCAAACTCCGGGTGGCTCCCTGGGAGCTCAGGACGTTATAGTTAAGGTAGTCAAGGTGGATGAATCCAAAAATCCCGAAGAGGAATTGGAAATAGAAAGCTCCGCGGTTTTAAAGGGTGGATTTACCTATGAACTCCCGAAAAGCCAGCCTAAGATTACCAAAGTATCAGCATACAACCAGAGGACCGGGCAGGAAGAAGCGGCGGTAGGCCCTGCGGGCGGAGGAACTATCGTAAGAATATACGGGGAAGAGTTCATAGCCGATTCGGGCGGTAAGCGGCTGGAGGTGTATTTCGGGAAAAATAAGGCAAATATAGTGGAGGTCGTAAGCTCAAACCTTGTTCAGGCTATAACCCCTTCGAGCACCCAGGTGGGGGCCGTTGATGTAAAGGTGGTAAACCCCGACGGGGGCGAGGCTGTTGCCTACGGAGGATTTATTTACAAGGGGAACAACATAATCGTTACGGGCATTACGCCCAATACCGCCAGCGTGCTCGGGGGAATTAGTGCGGTGGTGTTCGGTGCCAACTTCATAGAAGGCACCCAGGTTGCCATTGGGGGAGAGGCGGCGCTGAACGTAGTAGTTGAAAGCCCAACCAGGATTTCCCTTGTGGTGCCCGCCAATACGCCCGGGCAAAAAGATGTGGTGGTCTACAACGGTTTTGGAAGCGCAACCCTTCCAAAGGCCTTCCTCTATTTTGTGGAACAGACAAAACCCGTAATAACGGGGATAACCCCCGATTTTGGGAAATCCACCGGCGGGGACAAAATTACCATTACCGGTCAGGACTTTATGGCAGGCCCCGGCACAAAGGTTTTCATCGGGGAAACTCAGGCACAGCAAATAAATGTGAAGAGCACCACCGAAATAGAGGTTATAACACCTCCCGGAACGCCGGGTTTTAAAAGCATAACCGTGGTGAACAGCGACGGAGGGACTTATACCCTAACTAACTGTTTTCAATATATAAGCACACCGGTAATAGAATCCGTCACACCTCAGAAAGGCCCGGTTGAGGGAGGAATGTACATCGAAATAAAAGGCAAAAACTTTATTCCGGGCCTGACGGCAAACTTCACGGGGAGCTTTGTCTACCAGGGGCAAAATTACATAGAACTTCAAAACGTTCAGGTGCTAAATGAAACCGTGATTAAAGCCTTTACCCCGCCTTCACCGGGGGGCTACAAAGGTTTTGTCGACCTGGAAATAGTCAACCCGGATGCCCGGGGCGATGCAGGCAAAGCCAGAAAAGAAGGGGCATACCTTTACAGGGATACCTATACAAAGCCCGAGATTTACTATATTACTCCCAATAAAGGCCCGGTGGACGGCGGCACCGATATCACGATTACGGGAAAGGACTTTGCAAAGGACGCTGCGGTAGTCTTCGGCGACACCTTCTCGCCTTCGGTGACATATAAAAATTCCACCACCCTTATCGCTAAAACACCTCCGGGCAAGGAAGGTCCGGTGGACGTGCAGGTGATAAATCTAAGCGACGGCGGTTTTGCAAAAAAGGAAAAGGGCTTTACCTATACCGTGCCTCGAAGTTCACCCAAGATAACTTCGGTAGTCCCCAATAAGGGAAGCTCTGAAGGAGGCACTCCGGTTACAATTTACGGAAGTGACTTCAGAGAAGGTATAATAGTCCTGATAGACGGCAAGGAAATTCCAAATGACAAAGTAAACCTGATAAGTCCCACTGAGCTCAGGATAAAAACACCTGTAGCCGATACCTACGGCAAAAAGGCTGTAACCGTTGTAAACCAGGACGGCGGGACGTTTACATTAAAGGACGGGTTTGAATACGTACCGCCCGCTACATTGCCGGTAATTACCGGCGTAACCCCCGTTCAGAGTACAATTTTTGGAGGCGCCCTTGTTAAGGTTTACGGGAAAAACTTTGTTTTGGGTGCGAAAATATACTTCGGGGGTGTGGAGGCTAAGGAGGTGGCGGTGGATGAAACGGGAGAGCTTGCCACCTGTGTCACACCCGCCTATAAAACGGGCACGGCGGATCGGCTTGAAGAGGGTAAATATCCCGTTGAGGTGATACTCGTAAACCCGGATGGGGGGCTTGCCCTTTACGGAGAGGAATTTTATTTTGTGGTCCCCGAATCAAAGCCCAGAATACTTGAAGTAAACCCGGCTAAAGGGCCGAAAACCGGAGGGACTTTAATAACCATTAAGGGAGAGGATTTCAGAAAGGATGCCCGGGTGTATATAGGGAAAAATGAGGCAAGGGTGGAAAAAATTGAAGACGATACGGGCAGGCTTTCCACCGATGAGGGGTTTACAGCGGGTACAAAAATTACCGCAGAAGTTCCTTCGGGGGAAATTGGTAAGGCGGACGTAAGGGTGCTTAATCCCGATGGAGGCCTTGCCATCCTTTCCAAGGGATATGAATATTTAAATATTGCCGGCGAGGTGAAACTGGAATTTATTAACCCCGCGGAAGGAGCGGTTTCCGGGGGAACTCCCTTTATCATAAAGGGCAGCGGTTTTGTAAACCCCGTGAGCGTCTACTTCGGAGGGGAACTGGCCAAAAACGCCACGGCGGTGGACAACAGCACAATAAAAGGATACACCCCACCCAATACGCCGGGTAAAAAGGATGTGGTGGTATTAAACGGCAATGGCCTTTCCGGAGCGCTAAAAGACGGCTTTGAGTATAAAGTGCCCGAAAAATATCCGAGGATTACCGGGATTGACCCGTCAAAAGGCCCTGCCTACGGCGGCATTGAGGTAAATATTTACGGTGAAAACTTTTTGAGCAATGCAAAGGTGTTTATCGGCGAAAACGAGGCTCAGGTAACCCTTGTTGAGCCAAATCATGTAAAGATAATTCTCCCGCCGGGAGAGCTGGGGGTAAAGGATGTAATAGTTATCAACCCCGATACGGGAATTGACGTTCTGGAAGAGGGTTTTACTTATGTAGATTTCCCAAAAATCGAAAAAATTGAGCCTTCCGAAGGTCCGGTAGAAGGCGGAACCGAAATTACAATCACCGGAAAAAACTTTAAGCAGGGACTTGTGGTGCTCATAGGAGGAAAAACCGCTCAAAACGTAAATGTGCTGGGAGATACGAAAATCACGGCTAAGACACCGCCCCACACGGCCGGTTATAAAGAGGTAAAGGTAATTAACCCGGACGGTGCGGAGGCTACCTTAAAAGACGGGTTTTACTATAAACCCCCCAGGACAAAGCCGGAAGCCCCTGCGAACCTCTGGGCCTCGGGTTTTGATAAAACTACAATTAAACTTTCCTGGGAACCTTCGCTTAATGCCAACTATTATGAAATTTACGGAGCGGAAGGCAGCAGTTCCAATTACAAATACATCGGCAAAACGGCGGACACGGTATTTTTCGTGACGGGGCTTATACCGGACACAAAATATTACTTCAAGGTAAGGGCGGTGAATGAGCTCGGCATATCTGACTTCTCCTATGCCGATTACGCCTATACAAAAAAGGGAGAACTGGAAAACCTTTTGGAGCTCCCTTACGATTATTCCGAGGATAAGAGCAAATCCCAGGTGACCGTTTATATAAAAAGCGAAGGGATTTTGAAGGATAAGGGTTACAAAGTTACGGTGAAATCCAGCAAGGCTTTAAACTACAAAAATTACACCGCTTATCTGCCCCTTGGAATCCTCTCTAAGGCAAGCTCTGTAACCCTTGTCTTCGATGAAGTGGTTATAAATTTAAATTCCGACTCCCTTTACTCTTATAAAATTGCTTCTTTGAGCGAAAAAGAAAAAGAGGACACGAGCCTGATAATAAAAGTTAAAAGGGCAGAAGGCAAAGAAAAGGATGAGCTGTTAAAGGGCCTTTCCAAAGGGGATGTGGTTCTTTCGGATGCGGTTTATGTGGACTTTGATTACAAGGTTTCTAAATACTACACGAAGCCAGATTATGTGAAAGCAAACCTTTACATCGATTACGATTTTAACACCTTTTATCAGAAAGGGCTAAAGAGCGCGGATTTGAAAAAATACGATGATAAAAAACGCTCCTGGGCTAAGGTTTCCGAAGCGGCCGGGTATTACTTCACTTCGGGGGGAATAATAACCGCCCCGGGTTATTACGGGGTTATAGGAAGGTAA
- the glnA gene encoding type I glutamate--ammonia ligase, translating into MPKYTKSDILKKAQELDVKFIRLQFTDILGIIKNVTITVEQLEDALDGKIMFDGSSIEGFTRIQESDMYLRPDYDTFCILPWRPRRGAEARLMCDIYTTDQEPFIGCPRTILKKVCDEAKAMGYEFQVGPEPEFFLFQLGEDGRPTIKTNDRGGYFDLSPVDLGENARRDIVLALEEMGFEVEAAHHEVAPGQHEIDFKYAPALRTADNIVTFKFVTKAIAMEHGLYATFMPKPIFGENGSGMHLHMSLFKDGVNAFYDPEDRETGLSQIAKYFIGGILHHVKGFTAITNPTVNSYKRLVPGYEAPVYISWSSKNRSALVRVPAARGNASRIELRSPDPSANPYLALAVILAAGLDGIKNKIEPGPQTFDNIYEMTPAERLAQGIENLPGTLKEALEYLSKDEVIKKALGPHAYEHFVKAKLIEWDTYKTQVHQWELDQYLPIF; encoded by the coding sequence ATGCCCAAGTACACCAAAAGCGATATTTTGAAAAAGGCTCAGGAACTGGATGTAAAGTTCATCCGGCTTCAATTCACGGACATTCTGGGGATAATTAAAAATGTCACGATTACCGTAGAACAGCTGGAAGACGCCCTCGACGGCAAGATAATGTTCGACGGCTCCAGTATCGAGGGTTTTACCCGGATTCAGGAATCGGATATGTACTTAAGGCCCGATTACGATACCTTCTGCATTCTCCCCTGGAGGCCCAGGAGGGGTGCGGAAGCAAGGCTCATGTGCGACATATACACCACCGATCAGGAACCCTTTATAGGGTGCCCCAGGACAATTCTTAAAAAGGTCTGCGATGAAGCCAAAGCAATGGGTTACGAATTTCAGGTTGGACCCGAACCGGAATTTTTCCTATTTCAGCTGGGCGAGGATGGCAGACCCACCATTAAGACCAACGACAGGGGAGGATATTTCGACCTTTCTCCCGTGGACTTAGGAGAAAACGCCCGGCGCGATATTGTTCTTGCATTGGAAGAGATGGGCTTTGAAGTGGAAGCTGCCCATCACGAGGTAGCTCCGGGACAGCACGAAATAGACTTTAAGTACGCCCCGGCTCTGAGAACTGCCGATAACATAGTTACCTTTAAGTTTGTAACCAAGGCTATTGCCATGGAACACGGGCTTTACGCCACTTTCATGCCGAAACCCATTTTCGGTGAAAATGGATCCGGAATGCACCTTCATATGTCCCTTTTCAAGGATGGGGTAAACGCTTTTTACGACCCGGAAGACAGGGAAACGGGACTTTCTCAGATAGCAAAATACTTCATAGGCGGCATACTGCACCATGTGAAGGGATTTACCGCAATTACCAACCCCACGGTGAACTCCTATAAAAGGTTGGTTCCGGGCTACGAAGCTCCCGTTTACATTTCCTGGTCGAGTAAGAACAGGAGCGCTCTCGTGCGGGTGCCCGCTGCTCGGGGCAATGCCAGCAGGATAGAGCTTAGAAGCCCCGATCCTTCAGCAAATCCCTACCTGGCTTTGGCGGTAATCCTGGCAGCCGGCTTGGACGGAATTAAAAATAAGATTGAGCCCGGCCCCCAAACCTTCGACAATATTTACGAGATGACTCCGGCGGAAAGGCTGGCCCAGGGGATAGAAAACCTTCCCGGCACTTTAAAGGAAGCACTGGAGTATCTTTCTAAGGATGAAGTGATAAAAAAGGCCCTCGGCCCCCATGCTTACGAGCACTTTGTGAAGGCAAAATTGATAGAGTGGGATACCTATAAAACTCAGGTACATCAGTGGGAATTGGATCAGTATTTACCCATATTCTAA
- the ilvN gene encoding acetolactate synthase small subunit — MRRAVFSVLVHNEYGVVTRISGLFTRRGFNITSFTGEETENPKISRITIVAEGDERELDQIKSQVEKLVDVIKVVELDVKASVQRELALIKVKTDDKNRTEIFQIAESFRGKIVDIEPESVIIEITGDLEKIKAFLNMMKHYTIIESVRTGIIALQRGKKGILDEDDTNESKEAKV, encoded by the coding sequence TTGCGAAGAGCCGTATTTTCCGTGCTGGTACATAATGAATACGGGGTTGTAACCAGGATATCGGGGCTTTTTACCAGGAGGGGGTTTAATATTACCAGCTTCACCGGAGAAGAGACGGAGAACCCGAAAATATCCAGGATAACCATTGTAGCCGAGGGAGATGAAAGAGAGCTGGATCAGATAAAGAGCCAGGTGGAAAAGCTGGTGGATGTGATAAAGGTGGTGGAATTGGACGTAAAAGCTTCGGTTCAAAGGGAACTTGCCCTGATTAAGGTCAAAACCGATGATAAAAACAGGACGGAAATTTTTCAAATTGCCGAGTCCTTCCGGGGGAAAATAGTGGATATCGAGCCCGAATCGGTAATTATTGAAATAACCGGTGACCTGGAAAAGATAAAGGCTTTTTTAAACATGATGAAGCATTACACCATTATCGAAAGCGTGAGGACGGGGATTATAGCCCTGCAGAGAGGTAAAAAAGGAATTCTGGACGAAGATGACACAAATGAGTCAAAGGAGGCTAAAGTATGA
- the ilvD gene encoding dihydroxy-acid dehydratase: MISDRVKKGFQRAPHRSLFYAMGFTGEELERPIIGVVNSKSEIIPGHVHLDRIASAVKTGILMAGGTPVEVPAIGICDGIAMNHVGMKYPLASRELIADSIEALAIAHAFDGLVLIPNCDKIVPGMLMAAARLNIPAVVVSGGPMYAGRLKGKKIDLSTCFESVGKYSRGDITDEELEEIEKSACPGCGSCAGLFTANSMNCMVEALGMGLPGNGTIPAYEGARIALAKKAGMAVMELVKKDVKPRDIMTKKAFENAIAVDMAMAGSSNTVLHLLAIAREAKADVDLKLFDEISAKTPNLCKISPSGEHRMEDLHEAGGIPAIMKELSKKGLIHLDQLTVTGKTVGENIEKAGTPDGDVIRTVENPYRETGGLAVLFGNLAPDGAVVKEAAVAPEMLYHEGPAKVFDSEEEAVDAILNGKIIKGDVVVIRYEGPKGGPGMREMLSPTSAIAGMGLDKDVALITDGRFSGATRGASIGHVSPEAMEGGPIALIKDGDRIRIDIKGRRLDVLLSREELQEREKSWVCPPPKVKEGYLARYSRMVTSASTGAVLI, from the coding sequence ATGATAAGCGACAGGGTTAAAAAAGGATTTCAGAGGGCACCCCACAGGTCCCTATTTTACGCTATGGGATTTACCGGGGAAGAACTGGAAAGGCCCATCATCGGTGTGGTAAACTCCAAAAGTGAAATAATTCCCGGCCATGTGCATTTAGACAGGATAGCTTCTGCGGTAAAAACGGGAATTTTGATGGCAGGGGGCACTCCCGTAGAAGTGCCCGCAATAGGCATCTGCGACGGCATTGCCATGAACCATGTGGGTATGAAATATCCCCTGGCCAGCAGGGAACTTATTGCCGATTCCATTGAAGCCTTAGCGATAGCCCACGCCTTCGATGGGCTCGTCCTTATCCCCAACTGCGACAAAATTGTACCGGGAATGCTTATGGCCGCGGCCCGGCTTAATATACCCGCGGTTGTGGTGAGCGGAGGGCCAATGTACGCGGGCAGGCTAAAGGGTAAAAAGATAGACCTCTCCACTTGTTTCGAAAGTGTTGGGAAATACAGCCGGGGGGATATAACCGATGAGGAATTGGAGGAAATAGAAAAAAGCGCGTGCCCCGGTTGCGGTTCCTGTGCCGGGCTTTTTACGGCGAACTCCATGAACTGTATGGTGGAAGCTCTCGGTATGGGGCTTCCGGGCAACGGCACAATCCCCGCCTACGAAGGGGCAAGGATAGCCCTTGCCAAAAAAGCGGGGATGGCGGTAATGGAACTGGTAAAAAAGGACGTGAAGCCCAGGGATATAATGACGAAAAAAGCCTTTGAAAACGCCATTGCCGTTGATATGGCCATGGCCGGATCTTCCAATACGGTGCTTCATCTTCTGGCCATTGCCCGTGAAGCAAAGGCGGATGTAGACCTTAAGCTCTTCGACGAAATCAGCGCAAAAACCCCGAATTTGTGTAAAATAAGCCCGAGCGGTGAGCACAGAATGGAAGACCTGCACGAGGCGGGGGGAATCCCGGCCATTATGAAGGAGCTTTCAAAAAAGGGTTTAATTCACTTAGACCAATTGACGGTAACCGGAAAAACGGTAGGTGAAAATATAGAAAAGGCCGGGACTCCGGATGGGGATGTCATAAGGACTGTGGAAAATCCTTACAGGGAGACGGGCGGCCTTGCGGTGCTTTTCGGTAACCTGGCGCCCGATGGAGCTGTGGTAAAGGAAGCCGCTGTGGCTCCCGAGATGCTCTACCATGAGGGCCCGGCCAAGGTATTCGATTCGGAGGAAGAAGCCGTTGATGCTATTCTAAACGGTAAAATAATTAAGGGGGATGTGGTCGTAATAAGGTACGAAGGGCCAAAAGGCGGTCCCGGAATGAGGGAGATGCTTTCGCCTACCTCGGCCATAGCGGGGATGGGCCTTGATAAGGATGTAGCCCTGATTACCGACGGCAGATTCTCCGGGGCCACCCGGGGAGCTTCCATAGGGCACGTATCTCCCGAAGCCATGGAAGGAGGGCCTATTGCCCTTATCAAAGACGGAGATAGAATCAGGATAGATATTAAGGGCAGGAGGCTGGACGTTTTGCTGAGCCGGGAAGAACTTCAGGAGAGGGAAAAATCCTGGGTATGCCCACCACCTAAGGTGAAGGAAGGGTATTTAGCCCGCTACAGCCGGATGGTAACCTCCGCCTCAACGGGTGCGGTATTGATATAA